TTGTGTCGCATGTTCCGACAGAAGAAAGAGAGGCACTGTATGCGGGGAACCTTAGCCACGATCATGTTGGGATTACTGCTCACCACCGGTTGCTCAACCACCAACCAGATGGCAACGCAGGACCAGAGCTACAATGCGCCGCTCAGCATCTACAGCGCGATGGATAGCACCTCGCTGGTTTACTCCGATCCCATGGCCGCATCACAGGCAAACGACAATCCCTATCGATGGCTGGGATTTGTCCTGCATCCTGTCGGTCACGTGGTGGATTACACGGTAAACCGCCCTCTGTATGCCATCGCCAAACATGCTCCATATATCTTCGGGTACACCCCCGAAGATTCCATGATCGACTCACAACGACGGTAATTCTGCTCGCCCCTCGCCAGCCGGGACAGGTTCCGGCGGCGGGGGAGCGTGCCCCTGCCCGTCTCCAGCCGGTCGCATCTTCATCACCATTCAGGTATGCTCTGCCTCACACCCGTGCCCCGCATTGAACTGAGGCATCGACCCGACCATGCACCGTCGGCTCCTATTGCTGCCCGTCTTACTCACGACCTTCGCCCTGTGGACGGGATGCGAGACTCCCCCACCGCAACGCGCACCGCTTCCTCCCTCAGAAAGCGACCTCGATCTCCTGAAATCTACGAAACTCTGCGACTCTCGCCAGGCCTTCATTGACAAACATCCCGGTATCGCTCCCCAGACTCAGGCGTGGGGCAGCGGCCAGGAAATCCGAATTCCAGCGGAGCGGAGTCCTTCCAAAGGCGAGGAGTCCTACTTTTTCGACGAGGACGGAACCTTGGTCGGAACGTTGTTCTTGTTTCGTTCGGGCCTCGATCTCGGTCCCTACAAGACGCTCCGTTATACCCTGTCCAGGCTCAAACCAAGCCTCGAGTTCTATCTAACCGTAGCAGAGTTGGCCGATCGACAAAATATGGCTTTCAGCACCCTGTACGACACGGGGGATGAAAAGACGACCACGCGGTACCTGGTCCTGAACGATCCCACCACTCCGCGCCTCCTAGCCGCCTCGTTCACCATCGATCCGTACGTGAAGTTGTTCTCCCCTTATCGCAAGGAGTTTCTCGAGCGCCTGCGAGAGACGACGCAGCAGGGCGGGGGGCAGCATCTGGACACTCAGGGAGCCGAAGATAAGGAACCGTTCGCATCGCTTCAGCAGTTTGCACGAGGACAAACCGCCCAACTGGCCTACTGCGGGACAAAAAATCAGCCTCTCGCCCTCGATGCGTACCAGAAGGCCAATGTCTCGGGGTTCACCAGCACGGTGTGGCAAGCAGAACTCCACCATCGCCTCGGCGTCTCGTGGGAAGCAGCCGGCAACCTGGAAAAGGCCAAAAGCGAGCTCCTCGCCTCACTGGCGAAACGTCCCAACTCACCGGAAGTCGTCAACAATCTGGGGTACGTGTACAGCAAATTAGGCGAGAAGCAGAATGCCCTTGCGTCATTCGAAAAAGCTGTGCTCATGCGTCCCAACTACGCGATTGCCCGATTTAACCTGGCTGAAGCGGTCGCAGACACCAACCCCAAACGCGCCATTACGGAATACGAAACCTATTTGGCCCTCACCGAAGGAATCCCTGAAGAGGCAGATCGGGGTGCTCTCGCGCAAAACCGCGTCAAAGCCCTCAAACACCAATAGTGAGTGACGCGTGCGGCAAAGCCACATCTCGAAGGATGAAGAAGAACGGGGGAACGGGAGGAGGGCTCAACGGGGAGACTTCTCGGCCTCTTCCTGACTTGTCTTGCACTCGATGCACAAGGTGGTGACGGGACGCGCCTTCAAGCGCTTATAGGGGATGTCGCCCTGACACCCCTCGCAGATTCCGTACGTCTGCGCGACAAGCCGACCGATCGCCTCATCGATCTTTTTGAGAAGTTTTCGCTCCCGCTCGCGAATGCGGAACGAGAAATGTTGATCGGCTTCGGCAGATGCCTGATCGCTGACGTCAGGGAACACTTCCAAACCAGTGGGATTGGTCAGCACGACTCCGGCTTCGGCCAGGATCGCCGCGCGTTGGCCTTCTAGATCGTGCAGGATGTCAGGATACTTGATTCCGTTGGCCTTGGCAGGCTTCTTTCGAGGCGAGGAGGGTTTTTTCGCCGAAGTCTTCATCGAATACTCGGTATCGTTACGCCGGTACCACCGCCAGACCGTACAACGAAGCTGGACTATAGCAGCCGCAAATCAGAGGGGTCAACGGTTCCTTACGCCTCTCAGGAGGCCCTGTTGCGCATCCCGATTCGATTGACGTTCCCCGCTCAGGCTGCAAGTCACAAGTCCCGACGGCCCTCAATCGACTTCACCAATGTGACTTCATCGGCATATTCGATGTCCATCCCGACGGGAATGCCATAGGCGATCCGGGTCACGCGAACCTGGTGCGGCTTCAGCAACCGGGTGAGATAGATTGCGGTGGCCTCGCCCTCAATTGTGGGGTTTGTGGCGACGATCACCTCCTCGACCCCTCCTGCCTTCACACGCTCTAGCAACTCCTCGGCACGAATATCGGCCGGGCCGACACCGTCCAGTGGGGACAACACCCCGAGCAGCACATGATACAGCCCGCGGTATCCCCCTGCGCGCTCGACCGCGTATAAGGTGCTCGGTTCCTCCACCACGAGGATTTTGCTGCGATCTCGCTTCGGGTCGCGGCAGAATTCACAGAGTTCGCCCTCGGCGATATTGCGACATTGGCGGCAAAACGACAGCCCGTCCTTCACGGCCTGAATCGCCTCGGCGAGGCGCATGGCATCCTCTCGCTCCGCTTTGAGCAGATGGAACGCCAGCCGTTGCGCACTCTTCTGCCCGATTCCAGGCAAACGCACGAGCTCTCGCACCAATTTCGCCAACAACCCTTGTTGATCAACGCTCATGACACATCGTCACATCCAGAACAGCCGTGAAGGAGGCTGAACAGGCGCTCCCGCTGCTCCAACAATGCCGGCACGATCAGAATAGACCGGGGATCTTCATCCCGCCGGTGACGGATTTCATCTCTTCCGCCATCATGTCGCGGGATTTCTTTAGGGCATCATTGCTCGCCGCAACCACGAGATCCTGCAGCATGTCCACATCGCCGGCCTTCACCGCTTCTGGGTCAATCTTCACGCTGAGCACATCCATGGCCCCGTTCACCGTGACGGTTACAATCCCACCGCCTGCAGTCCCGGAGACCGTTTTACTCGCCGCCTGTTCCTGCACTCGGGCCATCTGTTCCTGCATGGCCTGCGCCTGTTTCAAAATATTGGACATGTTCCCAAATGGACTCTTCATTCCTGTACCTCCTGCGCCGGAAGGGTCGTTCGGACCTCCGCCAACTCTCCGCCGAACATCTCTAACGCTTGTTTCACTAGGGGATGCGCCTTGGCCTGTTGGGTCAAGATCAACCGTTGCTCCTGTTCTTTCGCCACTCGCAGTTGCTTCATGGTGGGAGCCGCCCCTGCTTCCTGCTCCGCCTCGATCACGCGCACTCGCAGGGCACTCCCATAGAGGCGCTCCCCCAGGGCCGCCAGGGCCTTGAGATTATCCTCCTTCTCCAACATCGCCCGCGCCACCGTCGCCTGCTTCCCAAAGCCCAGCGTCACGAGCCCACCCTCAATCTTCACCACCCGCCCCATTTCAAGGAAGGGCGCGATATTCGGATGATGAGCCGAGACCGCCTCCTGAAACTGCTCCCAATTCACCTCCACCGCGGCAGAGGCAGCCGTCGAAGCAGACGGCACCGCACATTCCTGCGGGACAGGCTCAGGAGCCTCAGGCGCACTCATCGAAACGGTCGGAGCGGCAACTGGAGCCGGCCCAGGTGCGGGCTTCGTCTCACGAGCACGGGCCACAGGTGCGGGCTTTGGGATCGCCCCGCTTGACGAAATCTTCGGCGTAGGCTCAACGCTTGCCTTCGGTCCATCAGCCTGAGACGAGGTAGGTGGCACCGATCTCTCGCTCGGGGCCGATGCTCGAGCCTGCGCTCCACGATCGGGCACTGACTTCTCCTGTGGGGGATTCGTTCCGACCGATCGCGACGACCCCGCAGCGGTCTGTAACAACCGCGTGGCACGAACGGCGGCCGTCTCCAACACGAATCGTGGATGGGCGCTCACACGCAAACTATCTTCGGCTGACGTCCAGACGCGAAATAACTCTTGCAGCTGCTCAACGGTATATCGCTCTGCATCACGAGCCAGTTGCGCCAAATCGTCATCGGTGGCCTCAACCAACCCCCGCAACTCCGGTCCCGACGGCACCACCGCCGCAACCAACATATTTCGTACGTACTCCACCAGGTCGGCACAATAAGCGCGCACATCGTGTCCCTGATCCAGCAAGCCCGCAATGACCTGCAGCGCCTTGGCACTATTCTGTTCGATTACGGCCTCAACGAGGGCCCGCACACGCTCTTGCGGCACCGCGCCAAGCAAGGTTTCGAGATCCTGATGCCGAATCGTCTTGCCACCAAACGCGATCACCTGATCCAGCAGGCTGAGCCCATCACGCATACTACCCTCGCTGGCCCGTGCCAGGGCCAACAGACTACGATCTTCGATCACCAATCCGTCTTGATCGGCGACATGGCGCAGCCGCTGCACGATCTCGGCCTTGGAGATGCGACGAAAGTTGTAGTGTTGGCAGCGTGAGAGAATCGTCGCGGGAATCTTATGGATTTCCGTGGTGGCGAAGATAAACACCACATGCGCCGGGGGCTCTTCCAACGTTTTCAACAGCGCGTTGAACGCCGAATTGGAGAGCATGTGGACTTCGTCGATGATGTACACCCGGTACTGGCCGCGAAACGGCGTGAATTTGACGTTTTCGCGAATCTCCCGCACATCGTCCACGCTGGTGTTCGACGCCCCGTCGATTTCGACGACATCCACCGACGTACCCTGCGTGATTTCCTGACAATTCACACACGTGTTGCAGGGGGACCCCGTCGGCCCCTGTTCGCAGTTGAGTGCCTTCGCCAGAATGCGAGCGACCGTCGTCTTCCCCACGCCCCGCGTGCCGGAAAACAGGAACGCATGGGCAATCCGCTTAGTCCCGATGGCGTTCATCAGCGTCTGGACGACGTGCGATTGTCCGATGACATCATCGAACGTTCCGGGCCGGTATTTTCGTGCGGAGACTTGATAATCCATGGGGCTGGATCGCTCCTCGTGAATCGGAATCCCGTCCCTTATGCGGACGCTTCACAAATGACGCATCACGAGAGACGTCATCAATGGAAGTGGGGCCAGGTGATCCTGCGGCACACAGAACGGACCGCTTACCGTTGCTTCCTTCCGGACCTGGCGGGGTTCACAGGGTTCTGTTGCACAGGGCCCGGCCCCGAGGAGTTCGTGAACCGGCAGGGTCAACCTGGGACACCGTGACGGTGCGAGGCCGCACCGCCATCAGGCCAGTCACCTGTCACGCCTGCCGCGTCACACCTTCAAATGGCGGAGAGGGTGGGATTCGAACCCACGGTCCCGTTGCCGAGACGCATGCTTTCCAAGCATGTCGATTCGTCCACTCTCGCACCTCTCCACGATCGGACGACTTCAAGGGGTCGCATCTTATCACGCAGGTGTGTGGGCGGCAAGGTAAGCCCGCTGGCGGGTGGTCCATCGAAATCGCACCTGATAGGCTGCGGGACACCGGGGGAAACCCGGAGGGACAACCGGGAATGGGCCGCGCGGCCTCATGTGCGACCATTGACCGATTTCGCGCGCGTTCCTATACTGCGGAACAATTTCACCGGAGGTGTCTGATGAAAGTGCTGGTCGGGACCGGCATTGTGATCCTGCTGCTTATGATCCTGATCATCGCACTCCCGTTCCTGATCGACTTGAACAGGTACCAGGACCGGTATCGCCCTCTGATCGAGGAGGCGCTGAACCGCAAGGTCCAACTCCAGGATATTCGCCTGACGATCTGGCCGCGCATCGGCGCGCGAGTCGGCGGGTTTGTGGTTCAGGATGATCCCGCGTTCCGCACCGGGCCCTTTGCGTCCCTCTCATCACTGGATGTGGGTGTAAAGCTGTTGCCGCTGCTCCGCGGCCAGGTCGAGGTGGAAGACATCACCTTGCGCGATCCGGTGATCATGGTGCTGAAAAACGCGCAAGGCCAACTCAATGTCTCCACACTCGGCGCGAAAGCAGCGGCTCCACCTACGCCCTCAAAACCCGAAGTCCCGACACAACCGGCCGGCAGCCCGCTTCAGGCCTTAGCCCTGTTCGCGGTGGATCGCGTCTCCATCGACGGCGGAAAACTGACCTATCGCGACGAATCCTCGCCGAAACCGGTCGAATACACCGTCAATCAACTCGAATTCTTGTTGACGTCGGTCCATCTCGGCGACAGTCCTGCCGTGCATGTCGGCGCGACCGTTCAACCCTACAACCTCCCGGTGCAACTCGACGGCACGTTCGGGCCACTCGTTGAAACCCTGGATGTGAAATCGTTCACCTTCAACCTGGGACTCGGCAAGATCGCCATCGGGCTCAAAGGACGAGCGGTCGGCGGGAATCTGGATGCCACGGTCAACGCCCTGCAGATCGACACGGCTGATATACCCGTTGCCTTGCCGCTCACGAAGCCGGTGCAAATCAAAGATGTCCACCTCACGCTTCACACGCCATACCCCATCCCGCCTGACGTCAGCCCCATCAGTCAGCTCGACCTGACGGATCTGGGCCTGACGGTGACCATGGGCGGATCGGCGATCAACGTCAAAGGCACGGCAAGCAAAGGCCTGGCGAATGTGACGGCGGCCTCAGCCAGCATCAACAGCTCGGACCTCCCCATCGCGCTCCCCCTGACAAAACCGGTTGAACTGAAAGACCTGCATGTCAATGTGAAGGCCAAGTATCCGCCCAAGGAAGGAGCTGCACCGCTCGAACTCGCCGAGATCCCGAACCTCGGCCTGACCGTCGCCCTGGGAAGCTCGCGGATGGAGGTGAAAGGTTCGGTCCTGGGGGGCCTGGCGAAAGTGACGGCCAACGCTAAACTGGTGAATACCAGCGACGTGCCGTTCACGCTGCCCCTGAAAAAGCCGGTAGAGATCAAAGATCTCCAAGTTGCAGCCGAAATGAAAGGGCAGGACGTGCGGTTGACCACGCTCGCCCTGCAGCTCTTCGGAGGCCTCCTGCGCGCACAGGGCACACTGAGCCTTGCCACGACTGCCCCGCCGTTCAGCGGCACGGCTTCCCTTCAAGGGCTCCAGCTGGGACCGGCGTTGCAAGCGGTGGGCACGGACCAGGTGTCCATGAGCGGCACGGCCACTGCCGATCTGACGCTCAGCGGGCGCGGGTTTACCCATCCTGACCTGGTCAAGGCCCTCGCCGGCACCGGCCATGTCGCCGTGCGGGACGGCAGAATCGAAGGGATCAATCTTCTGCAGCAAGCCGCGATGCTGCTCAAGGTGGTCGGCGTGCAATTGGACAACGTCAAAGCCACGGCATTCTCCACTATCGAAAGCGACTTCGCCATCAAACAGGGACTCGTGGCCGTGCAACGCCTGCTCATGGACAGTCATGATTTTCAGGCCACCGGAAGCGGCACGATCGGGCTTGATCAATCGCTCGACATGAAACTGAATCTGAATCTCTCTCAAGCCTTGAGCCAGAAGATTGCAGCCGGCTCCCCCATTGCGCGGGTGGCGATGACCGGAGGACGCCTCTCCTTGCCGTTGCTGATCACCGGCAGCACCCAAGCCCCGTCGTATGGTCTCGACACGAAAATGTTCGCCGGGAAAGTGAAGGAGCAGGTGAAGGAAAAGGTCAAAGGCGCGGTCGGAGACCTCTTGAAAGGCACGGCCAAGCCGGAGGACCTGAAACAGCAGGGGAAAGATCTCCTGAAGGGGCTCTTCGGGCGCTGAGATTCACGCGGAGGGAGCATGTCGCTGGCAAACTTGGCCACACAGTACATCGTCCAATACGGCTTTCGAATCATGGGCGCGATCCTCGTTATCGGCGCCGCCCTCTTCGTGGCCAAGTCGGTGGGCCGGCTCTTCGAGCGCTGGTTGAACGAGCAGGACTTGGAGCCGCCCCTTCGCCTCCTGCTCCTCCGCCTCGTGAAGGCGCTTGTCGTGATCCTCGGGCTGCTCATTGCGCTGGATCAACTGGGCCTGCAAATCGCTCCGCTCGTCGCCGGACTCGGTGTCGCCGGACTCGGCG
The sequence above is drawn from the Nitrospira defluvii genome and encodes:
- a CDS encoding tetratricopeptide repeat protein, producing the protein MHRRLLLLPVLLTTFALWTGCETPPPQRAPLPPSESDLDLLKSTKLCDSRQAFIDKHPGIAPQTQAWGSGQEIRIPAERSPSKGEESYFFDEDGTLVGTLFLFRSGLDLGPYKTLRYTLSRLKPSLEFYLTVAELADRQNMAFSTLYDTGDEKTTTRYLVLNDPTTPRLLAASFTIDPYVKLFSPYRKEFLERLRETTQQGGGQHLDTQGAEDKEPFASLQQFARGQTAQLAYCGTKNQPLALDAYQKANVSGFTSTVWQAELHHRLGVSWEAAGNLEKAKSELLASLAKRPNSPEVVNNLGYVYSKLGEKQNALASFEKAVLMRPNYAIARFNLAEAVADTNPKRAITEYETYLALTEGIPEEADRGALAQNRVKALKHQ
- a CDS encoding TraR/DksA family transcriptional regulator, yielding MKTSAKKPSSPRKKPAKANGIKYPDILHDLEGQRAAILAEAGVVLTNPTGLEVFPDVSDQASAEADQHFSFRIRERERKLLKKIDEAIGRLVAQTYGICEGCQGDIPYKRLKARPVTTLCIECKTSQEEAEKSPR
- the recR gene encoding recombination mediator RecR, producing the protein MSVDQQGLLAKLVRELVRLPGIGQKSAQRLAFHLLKAEREDAMRLAEAIQAVKDGLSFCRQCRNIAEGELCEFCRDPKRDRSKILVVEEPSTLYAVERAGGYRGLYHVLLGVLSPLDGVGPADIRAEELLERVKAGGVEEVIVATNPTIEGEATAIYLTRLLKPHQVRVTRIAYGIPVGMDIEYADEVTLVKSIEGRRDL
- a CDS encoding YbaB/EbfC family nucleoid-associated protein is translated as MKSPFGNMSNILKQAQAMQEQMARVQEQAASKTVSGTAGGGIVTVTVNGAMDVLSVKIDPEAVKAGDVDMLQDLVVAASNDALKKSRDMMAEEMKSVTGGMKIPGLF
- the dnaX gene encoding DNA polymerase III subunit gamma/tau, with the protein product MDYQVSARKYRPGTFDDVIGQSHVVQTLMNAIGTKRIAHAFLFSGTRGVGKTTVARILAKALNCEQGPTGSPCNTCVNCQEITQGTSVDVVEIDGASNTSVDDVREIRENVKFTPFRGQYRVYIIDEVHMLSNSAFNALLKTLEEPPAHVVFIFATTEIHKIPATILSRCQHYNFRRISKAEIVQRLRHVADQDGLVIEDRSLLALARASEGSMRDGLSLLDQVIAFGGKTIRHQDLETLLGAVPQERVRALVEAVIEQNSAKALQVIAGLLDQGHDVRAYCADLVEYVRNMLVAAVVPSGPELRGLVEATDDDLAQLARDAERYTVEQLQELFRVWTSAEDSLRVSAHPRFVLETAAVRATRLLQTAAGSSRSVGTNPPQEKSVPDRGAQARASAPSERSVPPTSSQADGPKASVEPTPKISSSGAIPKPAPVARARETKPAPGPAPVAAPTVSMSAPEAPEPVPQECAVPSASTAASAAVEVNWEQFQEAVSAHHPNIAPFLEMGRVVKIEGGLVTLGFGKQATVARAMLEKEDNLKALAALGERLYGSALRVRVIEAEQEAGAAPTMKQLRVAKEQEQRLILTQQAKAHPLVKQALEMFGGELAEVRTTLPAQEVQE
- a CDS encoding AsmA family protein → MKVLVGTGIVILLLMILIIALPFLIDLNRYQDRYRPLIEEALNRKVQLQDIRLTIWPRIGARVGGFVVQDDPAFRTGPFASLSSLDVGVKLLPLLRGQVEVEDITLRDPVIMVLKNAQGQLNVSTLGAKAAAPPTPSKPEVPTQPAGSPLQALALFAVDRVSIDGGKLTYRDESSPKPVEYTVNQLEFLLTSVHLGDSPAVHVGATVQPYNLPVQLDGTFGPLVETLDVKSFTFNLGLGKIAIGLKGRAVGGNLDATVNALQIDTADIPVALPLTKPVQIKDVHLTLHTPYPIPPDVSPISQLDLTDLGLTVTMGGSAINVKGTASKGLANVTAASASINSSDLPIALPLTKPVELKDLHVNVKAKYPPKEGAAPLELAEIPNLGLTVALGSSRMEVKGSVLGGLAKVTANAKLVNTSDVPFTLPLKKPVEIKDLQVAAEMKGQDVRLTTLALQLFGGLLRAQGTLSLATTAPPFSGTASLQGLQLGPALQAVGTDQVSMSGTATADLTLSGRGFTHPDLVKALAGTGHVAVRDGRIEGINLLQQAAMLLKVVGVQLDNVKATAFSTIESDFAIKQGLVAVQRLLMDSHDFQATGSGTIGLDQSLDMKLNLNLSQALSQKIAAGSPIARVAMTGGRLSLPLLITGSTQAPSYGLDTKMFAGKVKEQVKEKVKGAVGDLLKGTAKPEDLKQQGKDLLKGLFGR